From the Anaeromyxobacter sp. genome, one window contains:
- a CDS encoding radical SAM protein → MPPPSTPRPLGSADHLRVALVYPNVERLGMANLGVHAVYRLLNAAPGTSCERVFLPEDGKAPRSVETGAPLAAFDVVAFSIPFEEDYGHLVALLDGAGLPLRAADRGEGHPLVVAGGISMQINPEPVAPFLDAVLIGEAEELIAPFLACLRAAAGGPRAALLDALARLPGGYVPSRYRVDYADTRAPQGGWVTRFEPLGGAPARVARRYVADLSTVATSRALDTPDAHFGDLYLTELARGCLWGCRFCAAGFVQRPYREVDLATLTAEAEKGLARGQRLGLVGPDISDHSGLDQLTCFITAQGGAFSPSSLRVDAITPALAGRMAAGGERSITLAPEAGTPRLRQVINKDFSDDRVVQAAADALGQGLQHVKLYFMCGLPTETEADIEGMARLTLRVRDEVLAPKAKATGRMGRLTLSVNPFVPKPWTPFQWLGMEAEGRLKEKRRHLERIVKPRGVEVDFYSPREAGLQAVLARGDRRAADLLELAHRETGGDLRRALPRWPHDPAFFAHRRAPLEEVLPWDFLDHGLEKRFLARELARGLEAKVTPACAVETCRACGLSCADHPELRTPASG, encoded by the coding sequence ATGCCCCCTCCTTCCACGCCGCGCCCCCTCGGCTCCGCCGACCACCTCCGGGTGGCGCTGGTCTATCCGAACGTCGAGCGGCTCGGCATGGCCAACCTCGGGGTGCACGCGGTCTACCGGCTCCTCAACGCCGCCCCGGGCACCTCCTGCGAGCGGGTCTTCCTGCCCGAGGACGGCAAGGCCCCGCGGTCGGTGGAGACCGGCGCGCCGCTGGCCGCCTTCGACGTGGTGGCCTTCTCCATCCCCTTCGAGGAGGACTACGGCCACCTGGTGGCGCTGCTCGACGGGGCCGGGCTGCCGCTGCGCGCCGCCGATCGCGGCGAGGGGCACCCGCTGGTGGTGGCGGGCGGCATCTCCATGCAGATCAACCCGGAGCCGGTGGCGCCCTTCCTCGACGCGGTGCTGATCGGCGAGGCCGAGGAGCTGATCGCGCCCTTCCTGGCCTGCCTGCGGGCCGCCGCCGGGGGCCCGCGCGCGGCGCTGCTCGACGCCCTGGCCCGGCTGCCGGGCGGCTACGTGCCGTCGCGCTACCGGGTGGACTACGCCGACACCCGCGCCCCGCAGGGCGGCTGGGTCACCCGCTTCGAGCCGCTGGGCGGCGCCCCGGCGCGGGTGGCGCGCCGCTACGTGGCCGACCTCTCCACGGTGGCCACCTCCCGCGCGCTCGACACGCCCGACGCCCACTTCGGCGACCTGTACCTCACCGAGCTGGCGCGCGGCTGCCTGTGGGGCTGCCGCTTCTGCGCCGCCGGGTTCGTGCAGCGCCCCTACCGCGAGGTGGACCTGGCCACCCTGACCGCCGAGGCGGAGAAGGGGCTGGCGCGGGGGCAGCGGCTCGGCCTGGTGGGCCCGGACATCAGCGACCACTCGGGCCTGGACCAGCTCACCTGCTTCATCACCGCCCAGGGCGGCGCCTTCAGCCCCTCCAGCCTGCGGGTGGACGCCATCACGCCGGCGCTGGCCGGGCGGATGGCGGCCGGCGGGGAGCGCTCCATCACGCTGGCGCCGGAGGCCGGCACCCCCCGGCTGCGCCAGGTCATCAACAAGGACTTCTCCGACGACCGGGTGGTGCAGGCGGCGGCCGACGCGCTGGGGCAGGGGCTGCAGCACGTCAAGCTCTACTTCATGTGCGGCCTGCCCACCGAGACCGAGGCCGACATCGAGGGCATGGCCCGCCTCACCCTGCGCGTGCGCGACGAGGTGCTGGCCCCCAAGGCCAAGGCCACCGGCCGCATGGGCCGCCTGACGCTCTCGGTGAACCCCTTCGTTCCCAAGCCCTGGACGCCGTTCCAGTGGCTGGGCATGGAGGCGGAGGGCCGACTCAAGGAGAAGCGGCGCCACCTGGAGCGGATCGTCAAGCCGCGCGGGGTGGAGGTGGACTTCTACAGCCCGCGCGAGGCCGGGCTGCAGGCGGTGCTGGCCCGCGGCGACCGCCGGGCCGCCGACCTGCTCGAGCTGGCCCACCGCGAGACCGGCGGCGACCTCAGGCGCGCCCTGCCGCGCTGGCCGCACGATCCGGCCTTCTTCGCCCACCGCCGCGCCCCGCTCGAGGAGGTGCTGCCCTGGGACTTCCTCGACCACGGCCTGGAGAAGCGGTTCCTGGCGCGCGAGCTGGCCCGCGGCCTGGAGGCCAAGGTGACGCCGGCCTGCGCGGTCGAGACCTGCCGGGCCTGCGGGCTCAGCTGCGCCGACCACCCGGAGCTGCGGACGCCGGCCAGCGGGTGA
- a CDS encoding nucleoside deaminase: MAEALALARLAGAAGEVPVGAVAVHQGQVVGRGRNRREAGRDPTAHAELEAIQEAARTLGRWRLTGVTLYVTLEPCAMCAGALVLARIDRLVLGAADPKAGAVGSLLDLSADPRLNHRYPVARGVLGEACGELLRAFFRARRARGAAEGPPDA; encoded by the coding sequence ATGGCCGAAGCGCTGGCGCTGGCCCGCCTGGCCGGGGCGGCCGGCGAGGTGCCGGTGGGGGCGGTGGCGGTCCACCAGGGCCAGGTGGTGGGCCGCGGCCGCAACCGGCGCGAGGCGGGCCGCGATCCCACCGCCCACGCCGAGCTCGAGGCCATCCAGGAGGCGGCGCGCACGCTGGGCCGGTGGCGCCTCACCGGGGTGACGCTCTACGTGACCCTGGAGCCCTGCGCCATGTGCGCCGGGGCCCTGGTGCTGGCCCGCATCGACCGGCTGGTCCTGGGCGCCGCCGATCCCAAGGCGGGCGCGGTGGGGTCGCTCCTGGACCTGTCGGCGGACCCCAGGCTCAACCACCGCTACCCGGTGGCGCGCGGCGTCCTCGGCGAGGCGTGCGGCGAGCTGCTGCGCGCCTTCTTCCGCGCCCGCCGCGCCCGCGGGGCCGCCGAGGGCCCGCCGGACGCGTGA
- the dnaX gene encoding DNA polymerase III subunit gamma/tau, whose protein sequence is MAYLVLARKYRPQRFGEMSGQAHVVQTLSNALQRGQLAHAFLFTGPRGVGKTTAARLVAKAVNCERGPTAEPCGACTPCVEIAEGRAVDVVEIDAASNNGVDNVRDIVEAVKYRPARDRFKVFIIDEVHMLSQGAFNALLKTLEEPPDHVKFVLATTDVHKVPETIVSRCQRFDFRRLTLQQIADQLGHVAHQEGMTLSPAALALVARAAEGGMRDALSLLDRVRAACGDAPADADVAEALGTVDGAAIARMAGALLARDGAGLLAEIATLHERGLEMKRVAEALARHLRDVVVARLAPAAPLDLSDVELAEVRAQAGRADPAQLTRLFDLAQRAVVEAKLADQPRHALEVALLKAIFLAPGAEVSELLARVEALAGGTLPPPSGGSGSGGPGARPGPPPAPGPAPAPAAPPRTRTAPEPLGMGRDLPPVGTPGCAAGPGTGGWSDLPAAAIPVEMATAPARVEPPSPLRGEGRGEGFPRPPGPPPHPIPLPQQAGGEGARADEPRAPSRVEPPSPLRGEGRGEGTPATGAPLVDPAASVGERWRAAVEVVESSMPAAAPPLKQATLLWLRDGEVAIQLPPGLLATTVERRRVELEAIFARCFGRPTRLELKLGAAPAPGVVPGEAAPVSIAAAEAAEKLARSVRVREAARAHPNIVEAARILEGHLKIEEL, encoded by the coding sequence ATGGCCTACCTCGTCCTCGCCCGCAAGTACCGGCCCCAGCGCTTCGGCGAGATGTCCGGCCAGGCGCACGTGGTGCAGACCCTGTCCAACGCGCTGCAGCGCGGGCAGCTGGCCCACGCCTTCCTCTTCACCGGCCCCCGCGGCGTGGGCAAGACCACCGCCGCCCGCCTGGTGGCCAAGGCCGTCAACTGCGAGCGGGGGCCCACCGCCGAGCCGTGCGGCGCCTGCACCCCCTGCGTGGAGATCGCCGAGGGGCGGGCCGTGGACGTGGTGGAGATCGACGCCGCCTCCAACAACGGCGTGGACAACGTCCGCGACATCGTCGAGGCGGTGAAGTACCGGCCGGCCCGCGACCGCTTCAAGGTCTTCATCATCGACGAGGTCCACATGCTGTCGCAGGGGGCCTTCAACGCCCTCCTGAAGACGCTGGAGGAGCCCCCCGACCACGTCAAGTTCGTGCTGGCCACCACCGACGTGCACAAGGTGCCCGAGACCATCGTCTCGCGCTGCCAGCGCTTCGACTTCCGAAGGCTCACCCTGCAGCAGATCGCCGATCAGCTCGGCCACGTGGCGCACCAGGAGGGCATGACCCTCTCGCCGGCGGCCCTGGCGCTGGTGGCGCGCGCCGCCGAGGGCGGCATGCGCGACGCGCTGTCGCTGCTCGACCGGGTGCGGGCCGCCTGCGGGGACGCCCCGGCCGACGCCGACGTGGCCGAGGCGCTCGGCACGGTGGACGGCGCCGCCATCGCCCGCATGGCCGGGGCCCTGCTGGCCCGCGACGGCGCCGGCCTGCTGGCCGAGATCGCCACGCTGCACGAGCGCGGCCTGGAGATGAAGCGGGTGGCGGAGGCCCTGGCGCGCCACCTGCGCGACGTGGTGGTGGCCCGCCTGGCCCCGGCCGCGCCGCTCGACCTCTCCGACGTGGAGCTCGCCGAGGTGCGGGCCCAGGCCGGGCGCGCCGATCCGGCCCAGCTGACCCGCCTCTTCGACCTGGCGCAGCGGGCGGTGGTGGAGGCCAAGCTGGCCGACCAGCCGCGCCACGCGCTGGAGGTGGCGCTGCTCAAGGCCATCTTCCTGGCCCCCGGGGCCGAGGTGTCGGAGCTGCTGGCGCGGGTGGAGGCGCTGGCGGGCGGCACGCTGCCGCCGCCCTCGGGGGGCTCCGGCTCCGGCGGCCCTGGCGCGCGCCCCGGCCCACCACCAGCGCCAGGACCCGCACCCGCGCCCGCCGCGCCACCGCGCACCCGGACCGCGCCCGAGCCGCTCGGCATGGGCCGCGACCTGCCGCCCGTGGGCACGCCCGGCTGCGCCGCAGGCCCGGGGACCGGCGGGTGGAGCGACCTGCCCGCCGCGGCGATCCCGGTGGAGATGGCGACCGCGCCGGCCCGGGTCGAGCCTCCCTCTCCCCTCCGGGGAGAGGGCCGGGGTGAGGGGTTCCCACGTCCACCGGGTCCGCCCCCTCACCCCATCCCTCTCCCCCAGCAAGCTGGGGGAGAGGGAGCTCGAGCGGACGAGCCCCGCGCGCCTTCCCGGGTCGAGCCTCCCTCTCCCCTCCGGGGAGAGGGCCGGGGTGAGGGGACCCCCGCGACGGGCGCCCCCCTGGTCGATCCCGCCGCCTCCGTGGGCGAGCGCTGGCGCGCGGCGGTGGAGGTGGTGGAGTCCTCCATGCCGGCCGCGGCGCCGCCGCTCAAGCAGGCCACGCTGCTCTGGCTGCGCGACGGCGAGGTGGCCATCCAGCTGCCGCCCGGGCTGCTGGCCACCACCGTGGAGCGCCGGCGCGTCGAGCTCGAGGCCATCTTCGCCCGCTGCTTCGGCCGGCCCACCCGGCTCGAGCTCAAGCTGGGCGCCGCGCCCGCCCCGGGCGTGGTGCCCGGCGAGGCGGCGCCCGTCTCCATCGCCGCCGCCGAGGCGGCCGAGAAGCTGGCCCGCTCGGTCCGCGTCCGCGAGGCGGCCCGCGCCCACCCCAACATCGTGGAGGCGGCCCGCATCCTCGAGGGCCACCTCAAGATCGAGGAGCTCTAG
- a CDS encoding Ig-like domain-containing protein, with protein MNHRISCAVAALSLLAACGGGGGGTTGGLPLAVTAGSPSVLANGTATTSITVTGDARFPVVVQSPRGTFENGQGSVTFQAAPMVATLRACDSRVTAGCAGTFLVNVSDAALASARVSITFVPVEICDDQLDNNGNGQTDCAEQASCPTGTVCSAGGKQCGAGACATCLGNGGAPEVAEVSCGDGFDNDCDGVSDCADPDCAGDVCLTAPSTTGGLTTGTCSATTQACTCTAVAETGARCGNGLDDDCDGLIDCEDPNCQDLGAGGQACDTLGHTCSAAVAGVSTCTTCTGNGGAAQGAEADCADGNDNDCDGLRDCADTDCAAAQAVCSVTFKTCSAATNQCVCQGPEAARELTCGDGQDNDCDGKIDCADTDCATRACTAFGSTCSATQVGTCTCSGNGGAPQQGAETTCSDGRDNDCDGVADCNDSNCGPTPGTSYGVQCSGTATNVLRCDGLAQCACTGNGGTPEPVEQSCGDTRDNDCDGLVDCADPDCGARACNAAGRTCTSLAGVSNTCSVCTPPGAPAIAAEVAEGTCGDGRDNDCDGTADCNDTDCVNRTCLGAAAIGGGSTTGKCTAARACVCTPVAETAALCGNGLDDDCDGRIDCEDTNCQDLGAGGQSCDALRHLTCSSPLAPTPGCTVCTPGGGAPVQYPGQESVCSDGRDNDCDGVSDCADPDCAASTFACAPNGFTCDPSQFTCTRCSGNGGAAEAVEATCADAADNDCDGAVDCADATCRGQACNAFGMRCTSPASGAATCTVCSGNGGVAEAAETSCGDGFDNDCDGLADCADTGCAARSCGGNGEVCSGATCVCGAGGASEPVELSCGDNRDNDCDGLADCADPSCQPAGAAPGRACGLNGRACTAAAACACSGNGGVPQAAEALCADGFDNDCDGLADCADTTCASAACPFPVSGGGFTTGFCSPTLKVCACTAVAETGALCGDGRDNDCDGRIDCLDENCQPVGSALGQTCDARGNRCAPAVGGVSTCTICAPAGDPINAQATGAETKCADGFDNDCDGRADCQDATCASLALACDATGKTCTPALLCRCPDTSGTEVACDDHADNDCDGKVDCADTQCQPAGSTPGRTCGPNGLVCNAVGGGTCACAGNGGVPQGSEALCADGFDNDCDGLVDCADPSCQPTTPGTLANACRSAAIAFGGKCDVFGQCVCPGGQAAETTCTDGLDNDCDGTADCLDPDCAGAACLPSSGPNVGTTCLTVSATGCGCPGGQATETTCDDGTDNDCDGRVDCGDADCADRDCQPGSTVYKCLHPTAASLSYVCKDGSSFVLALSAGALRLPADGSGPSPAPSAPVTTTVTVFLQNATTSLTPVVGASVALSATGGTLSAASVTTGADGRAAVTFTPSTVAQTAVVTATYAATSGPVVQTLPIVLPALSSITLASQDFVVMGARDSGYQELNELTFLLADATGQPYPAGLRVDFQHAPAGGSFIEVTGVPVSCSQVLCTTHGVTDATGRVRVLLRSGSVAGTLSVSARASAGGTGLKTVSAGNIAIVGARANGNEITITCSPQNIPALIATDCTNSNYFGADATVACRVVVNDRYKNKLGVPSLVQFFAEAGAMGASATTPAYDPTKTPAQQASLGTTTGIYSASGAKLPVDVAPQPGEFSFAHDWDGCAPPGGTLIHNPRDGLVTVIAVAQGEEGFFDASNGCPANGLYDAPGSAGCALGERFVDLGEPFVDLNDNGVRDSTSSGGEFDEPYFDANNNGVWNGPNATWDRSTTIWAETRLLYTGYVEARGAGPQWAASRFFNAFPFPFTPAPSDPASFFVLASTTTPPPGTPATSQGLGVYMTDLNFNLPNYKTTYGVSKPGGAKLTFTLENAPTTTDDLGMLFRQLYCDGQNPGTCASSCNWNQCVRRSDATGFQYGSFGSVSVTGGSAPDGGLCLWMTATLRTTNTISSISTERSIDIPVCGQSVTP; from the coding sequence ATGAACCACCGCATCAGCTGTGCCGTCGCCGCGCTGTCCCTGCTGGCCGCCTGCGGTGGTGGCGGCGGAGGGACCACCGGCGGGCTTCCCCTGGCGGTCACGGCCGGCTCGCCCTCGGTGCTGGCCAACGGCACCGCCACCACCAGCATCACGGTGACCGGCGACGCCCGGTTCCCGGTGGTCGTCCAGAGCCCGCGCGGCACCTTCGAGAACGGCCAGGGCTCCGTCACCTTCCAGGCCGCCCCCATGGTGGCCACCCTGCGGGCCTGCGACTCCCGGGTCACGGCCGGCTGCGCCGGCACCTTCCTGGTCAACGTCTCCGACGCCGCCCTGGCCAGCGCCCGGGTCTCGATCACCTTCGTGCCCGTCGAGATCTGCGACGACCAGCTCGACAACAACGGCAACGGCCAGACCGACTGCGCCGAGCAGGCCTCCTGCCCCACCGGCACGGTCTGCAGCGCCGGCGGCAAGCAGTGCGGGGCCGGCGCCTGCGCCACCTGCCTGGGCAACGGCGGCGCGCCCGAGGTGGCCGAGGTGAGCTGCGGCGACGGCTTCGACAACGACTGCGACGGCGTGTCCGACTGCGCCGACCCCGACTGCGCCGGGGACGTCTGCCTGACCGCCCCCTCCACCACCGGCGGCCTCACCACCGGCACCTGCAGCGCCACCACCCAGGCCTGCACCTGCACCGCCGTGGCCGAGACCGGGGCGCGCTGCGGCAACGGCCTCGACGACGACTGCGACGGCCTCATCGACTGCGAGGACCCGAACTGCCAGGACCTCGGCGCCGGCGGCCAGGCCTGCGACACGCTGGGCCACACCTGCTCGGCGGCGGTGGCCGGCGTCTCGACCTGCACCACCTGCACCGGCAACGGCGGCGCCGCCCAGGGGGCCGAGGCCGACTGCGCCGACGGCAACGACAACGACTGCGACGGCCTGAGGGACTGCGCCGACACCGACTGCGCCGCGGCCCAGGCGGTCTGCTCCGTCACCTTCAAGACCTGCAGCGCCGCCACCAACCAGTGCGTCTGCCAGGGCCCGGAGGCCGCCCGCGAGCTGACCTGCGGCGACGGCCAGGACAACGACTGCGACGGCAAGATCGACTGCGCCGACACCGACTGCGCCACCCGCGCCTGCACCGCCTTCGGCTCCACCTGCTCGGCCACCCAGGTCGGCACCTGCACCTGCTCCGGCAACGGCGGCGCGCCCCAGCAGGGCGCCGAGACCACCTGCAGCGACGGCCGGGACAACGACTGCGACGGCGTGGCCGACTGCAACGACTCCAACTGCGGCCCCACCCCGGGCACCAGCTACGGCGTGCAGTGCTCCGGCACGGCCACCAACGTGCTGCGCTGCGACGGGCTGGCCCAGTGCGCCTGCACCGGCAACGGCGGCACCCCCGAGCCGGTCGAGCAGTCCTGCGGCGACACCCGGGACAACGACTGCGACGGCCTGGTGGACTGCGCCGACCCGGACTGCGGCGCGCGCGCCTGCAACGCCGCCGGCCGCACCTGCACCAGCCTGGCCGGCGTGAGCAACACCTGCTCGGTCTGCACCCCGCCCGGCGCGCCCGCCATCGCCGCCGAGGTGGCCGAGGGCACCTGCGGCGACGGGCGTGACAACGACTGCGACGGCACCGCGGACTGCAACGACACCGACTGCGTCAACCGCACCTGCCTGGGCGCGGCGGCCATCGGCGGCGGCAGCACCACCGGCAAGTGCACCGCCGCCCGGGCCTGCGTCTGCACCCCGGTGGCCGAGACGGCCGCCCTGTGCGGCAACGGGCTGGACGACGACTGCGACGGCCGCATCGACTGCGAGGACACCAACTGCCAGGACCTGGGCGCGGGCGGCCAGAGCTGCGACGCCCTGCGGCACCTGACCTGCTCCTCGCCGCTGGCGCCCACCCCCGGCTGCACCGTCTGCACCCCCGGCGGCGGCGCCCCGGTGCAGTACCCCGGCCAGGAGTCGGTCTGCAGCGACGGCCGCGACAACGACTGCGACGGCGTCTCCGACTGCGCCGACCCGGACTGCGCCGCCTCCACCTTCGCCTGCGCCCCCAACGGCTTCACCTGCGACCCCTCCCAGTTCACCTGCACCCGCTGCAGCGGCAACGGCGGCGCGGCCGAGGCCGTGGAGGCCACCTGCGCCGACGCCGCCGACAACGACTGCGACGGCGCGGTGGACTGCGCCGACGCCACCTGCCGCGGCCAGGCCTGCAACGCCTTCGGCATGCGGTGCACCAGCCCGGCCAGCGGCGCGGCCACCTGCACGGTCTGCTCGGGCAACGGCGGCGTTGCCGAGGCGGCCGAGACCTCCTGCGGCGACGGCTTCGACAACGACTGCGACGGCCTGGCCGACTGCGCCGACACGGGCTGCGCCGCCCGCAGCTGCGGCGGCAACGGCGAGGTCTGCAGCGGGGCCACCTGCGTCTGCGGGGCCGGCGGCGCCTCCGAGCCGGTGGAGCTGAGCTGCGGCGACAACCGGGACAACGACTGCGACGGCCTGGCGGACTGCGCCGACCCGAGCTGCCAGCCGGCCGGCGCCGCGCCGGGCCGGGCCTGCGGCCTGAACGGCCGCGCCTGCACCGCCGCCGCCGCCTGCGCCTGCTCGGGCAACGGCGGCGTGCCCCAGGCCGCCGAGGCGCTCTGCGCCGACGGCTTCGACAACGACTGCGACGGCCTGGCCGACTGCGCCGACACCACCTGCGCCAGCGCCGCCTGCCCGTTCCCGGTGAGCGGCGGCGGCTTCACCACCGGCTTCTGCAGCCCCACCCTGAAGGTGTGCGCCTGCACCGCGGTGGCCGAGACCGGCGCCCTGTGCGGCGACGGCCGCGACAACGACTGCGACGGCCGGATCGACTGCCTCGACGAGAACTGCCAGCCGGTGGGCAGCGCCCTGGGCCAGACCTGCGACGCCCGCGGCAACCGCTGCGCCCCGGCGGTGGGCGGCGTCTCCACCTGCACCATCTGCGCCCCGGCCGGCGACCCCATCAACGCCCAGGCGACCGGCGCCGAGACCAAGTGCGCCGACGGCTTCGACAACGACTGCGACGGCCGGGCCGACTGCCAGGACGCCACCTGCGCCTCGCTGGCGCTCGCCTGCGACGCCACCGGCAAGACCTGCACGCCCGCCCTGCTGTGCCGCTGCCCCGACACCTCCGGCACCGAGGTGGCCTGCGACGATCACGCCGACAACGACTGCGACGGCAAGGTGGACTGCGCCGACACGCAGTGCCAGCCGGCCGGCAGCACCCCCGGCCGGACCTGCGGCCCCAACGGCCTGGTGTGCAACGCGGTGGGCGGCGGCACCTGCGCCTGCGCCGGCAACGGCGGCGTGCCGCAGGGCAGCGAGGCGCTCTGCGCCGACGGCTTCGACAACGACTGCGACGGCCTGGTGGACTGCGCCGATCCCAGCTGCCAGCCCACCACCCCCGGCACCCTGGCCAACGCCTGCCGCAGCGCCGCCATCGCCTTCGGCGGCAAGTGCGACGTCTTCGGCCAGTGCGTCTGCCCCGGCGGCCAGGCGGCCGAGACCACCTGCACCGACGGCCTGGACAACGACTGCGACGGCACCGCCGACTGCCTCGACCCGGACTGCGCCGGGGCGGCCTGCCTCCCCTCCTCGGGCCCGAACGTGGGCACCACCTGCCTGACGGTCTCGGCCACCGGCTGCGGCTGCCCCGGCGGCCAGGCCACCGAGACCACCTGCGACGACGGCACCGACAACGACTGCGACGGCCGGGTGGACTGCGGCGACGCCGACTGCGCCGACCGCGACTGCCAGCCGGGCTCGACCGTCTACAAGTGCCTGCACCCCACCGCCGCCTCCCTGAGCTACGTCTGCAAGGACGGCAGCTCCTTCGTGCTGGCGCTCTCGGCGGGCGCGCTCCGCCTGCCGGCCGACGGCTCCGGCCCCTCGCCGGCCCCGTCCGCGCCGGTGACCACCACGGTGACCGTCTTCCTGCAGAACGCCACCACCAGCCTGACGCCGGTGGTGGGCGCCAGCGTGGCCCTCTCGGCCACCGGCGGCACCCTCTCGGCGGCCTCGGTCACCACCGGCGCCGACGGGCGCGCCGCGGTCACCTTCACCCCCTCCACGGTGGCCCAGACGGCGGTGGTCACCGCCACCTACGCGGCCACCAGCGGCCCGGTGGTGCAGACCCTGCCCATCGTGCTGCCGGCCCTCTCCTCCATCACGCTGGCCTCCCAGGACTTCGTGGTCATGGGCGCCCGTGACTCCGGCTACCAGGAGCTCAACGAGCTGACCTTCCTGCTGGCCGACGCCACCGGGCAGCCCTACCCGGCCGGCCTGCGGGTGGACTTCCAGCACGCCCCGGCCGGCGGCTCCTTCATCGAGGTCACCGGCGTGCCGGTGAGCTGCAGCCAGGTGCTCTGCACCACCCACGGCGTCACCGACGCCACCGGCCGGGTGCGGGTCCTGCTGCGCTCCGGCTCGGTGGCCGGCACGCTCTCGGTGAGCGCCAGGGCCAGCGCCGGCGGCACCGGCCTGAAGACCGTCTCGGCCGGCAACATCGCCATCGTGGGCGCCAGGGCCAACGGCAACGAGATCACCATCACCTGCTCGCCGCAGAACATCCCGGCCCTCATCGCCACCGACTGCACCAACTCCAACTACTTCGGCGCCGACGCCACGGTGGCCTGCCGGGTGGTGGTCAACGACCGGTACAAGAACAAGCTGGGCGTCCCCTCGCTGGTGCAGTTCTTCGCCGAGGCCGGCGCCATGGGCGCCTCGGCCACCACGCCGGCCTACGACCCGACCAAGACCCCCGCCCAGCAGGCCAGCCTGGGCACCACCACCGGCATCTACTCGGCCAGCGGCGCCAAGCTGCCGGTGGACGTGGCGCCGCAGCCGGGCGAGTTCTCGTTCGCCCATGACTGGGACGGCTGCGCGCCTCCGGGCGGCACGCTGATCCACAACCCGCGCGACGGCCTGGTGACGGTCATCGCGGTGGCCCAGGGCGAGGAGGGCTTCTTCGACGCCTCCAACGGCTGCCCGGCCAACGGCCTCTACGACGCGCCCGGCTCGGCCGGCTGCGCCCTGGGCGAGCGGTTCGTGGACCTCGGCGAGCCCTTCGTGGACCTGAACGACAACGGGGTGCGCGACAGCACCTCCAGCGGCGGCGAGTTCGACGAGCCCTACTTCGACGCCAACAACAACGGCGTCTGGAACGGCCCGAACGCCACCTGGGACAGGTCCACCACCATCTGGGCGGAGACCCGGCTGCTCTACACCGGCTACGTGGAGGCGCGCGGCGCCGGCCCCCAGTGGGCCGCCTCGCGCTTCTTCAACGCCTTCCCGTTCCCGTTCACGCCGGCCCCGTCCGACCCGGCCAGCTTCTTCGTGCTGGCCTCCACCACCACGCCGCCGCCCGGCACCCCGGCCACCAGCCAGGGCCTGGGGGTCTACATGACCGACCTCAACTTCAACCTCCCGAACTACAAGACCACCTACGGGGTCTCCAAGCCGGGCGGGGCCAAGCTGACGTTCACCCTGGAGAACGCCCCCACCACCACCGACGACCTGGGCATGCTGTTCCGCCAGCTCTACTGCGACGGGCAGAACCCGGGCACCTGCGCCAGCAGCTGCAACTGGAACCAGTGCGTCCGCCGGTCCGACGCCACCGGCTTCCAGTACGGGTCGTTCGGCAGCGTCTCGGTCACCGGCGGCTCCGCCCCGGACGGCGGGCTGTGCCTCTGGATGACGGCGACGCTCAGGACCACCAACACCATCAGCAGCATCTCCACCGAGCGGTCGATCGACATCCCGGTCTGCGGGCAGTCGGTCACCCCGTAG
- a CDS encoding YbaB/EbfC family nucleoid-associated protein: MDIQYLMKQAKKLEKAMADAREKLGEVVVDGEAGGGLVKVTMNGRCEVVKLAIDPKIVDPADTAMLEDLLTAALNATAEKARTAADEHLQKSTGGIRIPGLTG; encoded by the coding sequence ATGGACATCCAGTACCTGATGAAGCAGGCCAAGAAGCTCGAGAAGGCCATGGCCGACGCCCGCGAGAAGCTGGGCGAGGTGGTGGTGGACGGCGAGGCCGGCGGCGGGCTGGTCAAGGTCACCATGAACGGCCGGTGCGAGGTGGTGAAGCTCGCCATCGACCCGAAGATCGTGGACCCGGCCGACACCGCCATGCTGGAGGACCTGCTCACCGCGGCCCTGAACGCCACCGCCGAGAAGGCGCGCACCGCCGCCGACGAGCACCTGCAGAAGTCCACCGGGGGCATCCGCATCCCGGGCCTCACCGGCTGA
- the recR gene encoding recombination protein RecR: protein MSVADPIARLVKELARLPGIGEKTAQRLAFHVLEAGPEYAQALAEAVVGVVRDVRCCSTCQTLTEQDPCAICADPRRDPRLLCVVEGVPDLMAIERTREFRGRYHVLHGALSPLDGVGPSDLKIRELLLRLEHEPAEEVVVATNPDVEGEATALYLQKLLKPLGLKLTRIAQGVPMGGDLEYADQATLARALTGRREL from the coding sequence GTGTCGGTCGCCGATCCCATCGCCCGGCTGGTCAAGGAGCTGGCCCGCCTCCCCGGCATCGGGGAGAAGACGGCGCAGCGGCTGGCCTTCCACGTCCTGGAGGCCGGCCCGGAGTACGCCCAGGCGCTGGCCGAGGCGGTGGTGGGGGTGGTGCGCGACGTGCGCTGCTGCTCCACCTGCCAGACCCTCACCGAGCAGGATCCCTGCGCCATCTGCGCCGACCCGCGGCGCGACCCCAGGCTGCTCTGCGTGGTGGAGGGCGTGCCGGACCTGATGGCCATCGAGCGCACCCGGGAGTTCCGTGGCCGCTACCACGTGCTGCACGGCGCCCTCTCCCCGCTGGACGGGGTCGGCCCCTCGGACCTCAAGATCCGCGAGCTGCTGCTGCGGCTGGAGCACGAGCCGGCCGAGGAGGTGGTGGTGGCCACCAACCCCGACGTGGAGGGGGAGGCCACCGCCCTGTACCTGCAGAAGCTGCTCAAGCCGCTCGGCCTCAAGCTGACGCGCATCGCCCAGGGCGTGCCCATGGGCGGCGACCTCGAGTACGCGGACCAGGCCACGCTGGCGCGGGCGCTGACCGGCCGCCGGGAGCTGTGA